A window of the Hordeum vulgare subsp. vulgare chromosome 5H, MorexV3_pseudomolecules_assembly, whole genome shotgun sequence genome harbors these coding sequences:
- the LOC123452632 gene encoding glucan endo-1,3-beta-glucosidase 8-like has translation MAANLGAWLCVLAAVAVAAVLPPAADALGMNWGTQATHPLSPRIVVQMLKDNGIKKVKLFDADQATLSALAGTDIEVMVAIPNNLLDLMNEKDNAREWVRHNISRYHFDGGVNIKYVAVGNEPFLASYNGTFDKVTFPALQNIQNALNDAGFSEIKATVPLNADVYNSPSANPVPSAGRFRTDVTQLMTQMVQFLANNSAPFTVNIYPYLSLYLSADFPVDFAFFDGLATPVVDGVNTYTNVFDANFDTLVSALAAVGHGDLPIIIGEVGWPTDGDKHANNALAKRFYDGLLPRLASNTGTPLRPAQYMEVYLFGLLDEDVKSVAPGAFERHWGVLRFDGQPKFPMDLTGKGQNTMLVPAKGVKYLPRTWCVYNPNAEDKSKLVENVNYACTFADCTALGLGSTCYGMDVNGNASYAFNMYFQVQNQKDEACDFQALAVPTQTDPSTAACNFPIQIAASSTSGGRRRTRAGPLGAAALLVLALAQLLISH, from the exons ATGGCGGCGAATCTGGGCGCGTGGCTTTGTGTgctggcggcggtggcggtggccgcCGTGCTCCCCCCGGCGGCGGACGCGCTGGGGATGAACTGGGGCACGCAGGCCACGCACCCGCTCTCGCCCAGGATCGTCGTGCAGATGCTAAAGGACAACGGCATCAAGAAGGTCAAGCTCTTCGATGCCGACCAGGCCACCCTCAGCGCGCTCGCCGGCACCGATATCGAGGTCATGGTCGCCATCCCAAACAACCTGCTCGACCTCATGAACGAAAAGGATAACGCCAGGGAGTGGGTGCGCCACAACATCTCCCGTTACCATTTCGACGGCGGCGTCAACATCAA ATATGTGGCCGTGGGCAATGAACCCTTTCTGGCGTCCTACAACGGCACCTTCGACAAGGTCACCTTCCCGGCGCTGCAGAACATCCAGAACGCGCTCAACGACGCCGGATTCAGCGAGATCAAGGCCACAGTGCCGCTCAACGCCGACGTCTACAACTCGCCCTCGGCCAACCCGGTGCCGTCGGCGGGCCGGTTCCGGACGGACGTCACCCAGCTCATGACGCAGATGGTGCAGTTCCTGGCCAACAACAGCGCGCCATTCACCGTCAACATCTACCCCTACCTCAGCCTCTACCTCAGCGCCGACTTCCCCGTCGACTTCGCCTTCTTCGACGGCCTCGCAACGCCGGTGGTCGACGGCGTCAACACGTACACCAACGTGTTCGACGCCAACTTCGACACGCTGGTGTCCGCGCTGGCCGCCGTCGGCCACGGCGACCTGCCCATCATCATCGGCGAGGTCGGCTGGCCGACGGACGGCGACAAGCACGCCAACAACGCACTCGCCAAGCGCTTCTACGACGGCCTGCTGCCGCGGCTGGCGTCCAACACCGGCACGCCGCTCCGGCCCGCGCAGTACATGGAGGTGTACCTGTTCGGGCTCCTGGACGAGGACGTCAAGAGCGTGGCGCCGGGCGCGTTCGAGCGGCACTGGGGCGTCCTCCGCTTCGACGGCCAGCCAAAGTTCCCCATGGACCTCACCGGGAAAGGGCAGAACACGATGCTGGTGCCGGCCAAGGGCGTGAAGTACCTGCCCAGGACGTGGTGCGTGTACAACCCCAACGCCGAGGACAAGAGCAAGCTGGTGGAGAACGTGAACTACGCCTGCACCTTCGCCGACTGCACCGCGCTCGGCCTCGGCTCCACCTGCTACGGCATGGACGTCAATGGCAACGCCTCTTACGCCTTCAACATGTACTTCCAGGTGCAGAACCAGAAGGACGAGGCCTGCGACTTCCAGGCGCTCGCCGTGCCCACGCAGACcgacccctccaccgccgcctgcAACTTCCCCATACAGATCGCCGCCTCCTCGACGTCGGGTGGCCGCCGGCGGACGCGCGCCGGGCCGCTCGGCGCCGCCGCTCTGCTCGTGCTGGCTCTGGCCCAGCTCTTGATCTCGCATTAG